The Chionomys nivalis chromosome 6, mChiNiv1.1, whole genome shotgun sequence sequence TTCTAGGTTGCGTTGAAAAGGAAGCTGCCTGCGCTAGTTCACTGAAAGCTGGTCCAGCTGTCTCTAGGGGAGATAAAAAGATTGAAAGTCTAGATGCAGTTGACGTGGAAACAAAGTCTAGCACTGTGTGTGCTCAACTACAAAACAGTAGCATCTCTTATCTACCATCTTTCCCTATTAACAAGTGTACTCAATGATCATGTGAAGTAAAGGCAAAATTTTCTAATACTTTTGGCCAGTCCTATCTTAACTATTGTGTGAAGTAGAGAAGACGCTGACACCTGTTGCCAGTCTTATCCAGCATTCGGTCAGATTTTGCAGTGCTTTTATTAGATTCTAATGGCACCCTTATCTGGACAGGAAGCGTCAAAGGACTATATATAGCACTAGCATTTTATgcacttttgattttatttgttcctGTTTTGAAAGGGTAATTTTTGGCTTTGTCCCTTTGTCCtgctttccccctttcctccagCTCTCATCCTGTCCCAGAAAATAATATTCTCTGAGGACACGTGATGCTATGTCTCTCATCGTCACACTCTGGTTGAAGTTTCAACAGCTACAAGAATTTTGAACAGCCAGGATGTTTTGATagctactttatttttaaaattatttgctgTTGAATGCTGTTTAATAGATGCAGCCCCTTTTGAACCCCTTGGGAAATACTCATTATTACATGTTCTCATGCCATAGTCACGCTATCAGTGTTACAGACATTGGGGGAAATATTTGGAAAAGGTAGCAAGGAATGGAGCAGTTGTGGCTTATGCAACTCATCTAACAATTAAAATAAGTGGTAAACTGTAGCAACAAGGAGACAAAATAAATTTGCCACAAGGAGAAGACAATCTAGTCCCTCAACAAATTAAGATGCTTTAAGTTGTGtggaaaatatgagaaaagatTAATGTAGCTACATAGTGCACGGATCTATGTGCACTACAGATATAAAAGAGTCGCTTCCCTGGACGTCCATCTCTCTCACATGGGAAGCACGCCTCCAGCCTTCATCATATAATCCATTCTGCATCCAGGTAGCAACTTTGGCTGTGCTAAAAGCGGGCACTAGCGGTTTCACATCCCTTCCTATAAACCTACCCATTTATGTGAAGTGGAAGTAAAACGTGCAGAAATTCCCTGGGATCTGAGAGCAGGGGTTTCCCCAGGACAATTGAGTTTGTGGTTAATTTAGTTCTAGGTCAGCTGAGGAGACCAGCCAATCCGAGACGAGACGGGGAAGGGATTTCCTAAATAAATATGATTCCCAAGAACACGTTCTCCAAAGACCTTCTCCAACTTGAACCCGGCACAGCAGCTCCATAGAACTCTGCTCTGCCATGAGGTCAATTGCTCTATTTCTCTTGGGTGTCATCTTCCTGGACCAGTGTGGGGTTCAAGGTGAGGAGCTTTACATTGTATCAAGTTAGTCAATTCTGATATATGCATTGCTATAAAAAGACTTCTTGGTTCAGGAGATAAAGTTGAATGTTTTGCATgcaataaaaagtaataattgCTCACTCAAAGCATTTGGATGCTGTGACCAGTTATCCAAAGGTCATAATTTGCATCTGCCAAGTCAAACATGCCTGCTTGGTATAAGTATTGTGAGTTTCTAATGAGGGTTCAAAATCATATTTGAATAACGAGAAACCCCATTTTCAGATGTAAAGGAATTTGTGggtattttgtttccatttcacgTGAGTCTGACATTTGTCATGCAAGATATGACATTTGTAGCTCTGGTGACTGGTGGTGAGCCAGGAGATCCTTTTCTAAATTGTCTCCGGCAGCAGCCTCATCTGATCCTGTGCACTGATAAATGTCTGCGGTTAACCAACTGGGAactcagaaaccagagaggcTGCCTCTGGCCTTTTCACTCAGGATTTGGTTTACGGTGGACAAATACCCTTCCTCGAATGTCTTTTCTGAGTCTTTAAAGTTGAAGTTTTGGAGTTAATGCAGGATAGTGAAACCTATGCAAATAGATGGAAGGTTTGAGGGACCAagacagaatatttaaaaagacttttcAGAGCAGTGGGATGAGAAAGGATAAGGATTGAAGTGATAATTCGTTATTGCAAGAAGAACTTTCTGTCCATTCCTACATCAACTGCATGCCCCTGAGGTCAGGTAATAACTGGGTTGAGAATTCCATCCTCACAGTacagagtgtatgtgtgtgcctaacGTCAGTGGGGATTTAACTAAGTACTGGGGAAGTTTTCTCTTCTTCTAAGGTTGTAGAGTAAGGTAGTGGACTCAGAGTGACCTAACCTGAAATATTTCCCCTGCTTCCTTTTGCTAAATGACTTTGTCTTTAACCCTGGCTTCCTCGTTTACAGAATGGAAATAATGCCTGCCTGGAAACTGTCACACACCCAGGGACAGCAATAATTATCATCATTCTCATCAACCATGCCCAGCGAGACCTTGACCAAagcatgtgtgttttctctcctaTAGGAAACCTAGTCATAAGGAATCAGCGTTGCTCCTGCATCAGGACCAGGAAAGGCATGATCCCCTCCTACAGGTCCTTAAGAGATCTCAAACAATTTGCCCCAAGCCCTCAGTGCAACAAAACTGAAATCATGTAAGTAAAAGCTTCCAGCACACGCATCCCACATGGAGCTCAGTGGCGATCTCACCCTCAAGACAACTTGCTTACACAGGCAGTTGGCTCCTCTATAAATCTgtcagctcatttttttttctcccctgaaataaaaaatttctgaTGAGACTGAAAATGAAAGATGACATACTATCTAAATAAGGTGTTTCCAAGACCAGCTTTTCAAGGCTATTTCTAATTCAGAAAACATGTTTGAATAATGTCAACAGTTAGCTCTTATGAATATCATCAAATTACAATGAGTGGAATTCTCcatgaattaataaaaacacaatttttaaaagatcaaaggatatactgagtttttttttttttttaaaaaaactgggtCCTAGAATCTTAAATGTTTAAGGCAGATTACTGAAAAGAAGATAATAATCACAGTTCTGCTCTCACAACCTCAGCATGTCGTCTTTCAAAGCACCTTCATGTCTTTCACATGCGTGTTCCTATTCATATGTAATGCGAACAtagatacatgcatataaaaGTAACGTCAATTAAGTTACACACTATACCCAGTAGTTCCCTCTTATCTGTTAATTCAAGTTCCTAGGTTTCGGTTTCCTGAAGTCAACTATGTGCCACATATTGAATGGAATATTCTACAAACAAATGGTTCATAAGTTTCCAGTAATTTCATTATGGTCCATTGTCgtggttattttattttgatattatttattgttgttactATCTTACTTTTAATTTATCCATTAGACTATCTTAAGTACATAGGCATCACCTGAAAGTGTAGGAACCTGGACATCTTTCTTCCCTACGGATAAGGAGAAATTCCCAGTTGTAATTTGCTTTTTCCTTAGCATAGCAACAATGGACAGTTTCTCACATCAGTTAATTTTCTCTAATAATGCCATACTTGTCAGGTTATTTTGGGATGGGGgcctagggattgaacccaggactttacaTAGTCTTTGCGTATACTCTCCACTGGACACTACTCCTGAGTTCtaagaataacttttaaaatgtttgaggGGTCACTGGAGAGAGGGCTGAAAGGTTAATcacacttgttgctcttttttgtttgggttttttttttttttttttgagacagaatttctctgtgtagacctggccatcctggaactctgtaaaccagactgacctcgaactcagggatctgcctctctctgcctccccgcTAGGGTTAAAGGCACACGCCACTACCACCTTGCtgcgcttgttgctcttgcagaggccccgaGTTCAGTTTATATCACCCACGTTAGGCAAGCcccaagcatctgtaactccatccCCAGGAGATCCTACACCACCTTCTGGACCCAGTGGGCGCCTGCATACAAGTACACATATGGACACAAACACGTAAATCAAAAGtacaataaattttaattaattaatctgtgtgttcaaatgtacatgcatgtggaggtcaggacaactcagtagagtcagttctttcctgtctcctcatATGGGGTTCTGGGGGACAGAACTCAGTCCTCCAGGCCTGGGAGGCAAGCATGCTTATCTGCTGAGCCAACTCACTGACCCTAATCATGACTTTTAATGGCTAAGTTGTTTTACATCATATCAATACGCCATAATTTGTATAGCCAATTCCCATTGCTAGGAATGTAGGATATGCCAAAAATTTCCCTATTATTACACTATTGCTGTGTCTTTAATTCTAATAATACTTTTCTAgagattagaattttttttttcgagacagtctTCTAATGTAGCCAATGATGGCCTCAACCTCACGATCCTCTTACATCAGcttcccgtgtgctgggattccaggcaaaCTCCACCATTCCCAGCCTCTTGGAAATTTGAATTGTGATGTGAAAGCTATGAAGATGTGAGACCTTTGACACCTAAATCAAGGGAGTCTGTATGCAAAAGCTATTCTTATTCTCAAGTTGtctagaaaaaatattaaaataagatttCTCCTGAAAGGTCTGCTACAATTTCTGAAATCCACCTGATAATATTTGGAAAACATCTTACTGTATTTTAAGTGGTTTCTTTGGAAAACTCAGTAAAATCCTTGTTTTCCCCCCACTATTTCTACTAAGAATTGTTAAATTATTCGGGGAGAAATCTCACTGGTGTTTCTTCGGCAGTGCTACTCTGAAGACCGGAACTCAAACCTGTCTGAACCCAGATTCAGCAAATGTGAAGAAGCTAATGGACTATTGGGAGAAACAGGTTGGTGATGGGAAGAAAAGATTTCTCTCTTTCAGATTCACCCTGGAAGTCGGAGAATAGGGTATAGCCATTAAGGATACATTTTCCATCTGTTTGAACTGTATCAAATAGGAATACGctaaagattcaaaactaacaagCTATAACCCCATTCTTCGCTAGCAACTCATCATTAGCAATATATAAAAGTCATTAGACTTCGTGGGAAATGTGTAGAATTGTGTATACACAAGAATCTTGAAACTAATGAAGGAAAGGATAATTGGCTTGGCCAGAAGGCAGAATGGAAAGTATTAAAGTAGACATCATTGTGTCGAGTGACCTCAGTTTTGGATCTTGACAGAGAAGGTGTTTACCAGGAAGTCAATTAAGTACAGTGTGGGCGTTAGTGGCTTCACGAGGAAGCTGGCTGCGTTCATTCGTTCATTGAGTCTGAAGTAAGGTAGCTGGAATTTAAGTCTAGAGAACAAAGGGACTGAGATGGGGAAGAAGCCAGGACAGAGCAGGAAGAACCCTGTGTGAAGCGTTAAGGAGCTGAGTCTGAGAGGGGCCATGGAGTATGCAGTGGGGAGTTCGAGCCCCTGAGTCTGACTCTCAGGTCTGCCACAGATCCACTGTGAACACTCTCCCACAGCCTCATCCACATTCAATGGTGCCCAACTGGCCTAATCCTGCAGCCCTTCAATACAATTCCTCGTGTTgcagtgactcccaaccataaaattatttcgttgctacctCATAATTTCTGATaagcagaatatctgatatgcaaccccagaggggtctcaacccacagattgagaatccCTGACTCATAGGAGTACCAGTTCCCAGAGGGCTGTGTTTGGCACAGGTGGGTGATGGAGGAGGATGAGATAAAGACAGCAAGATGCCAGgaaaacaaacaccagcaaagagAGCTGGATTTGCTTCTTTGATATGGGAAAAAGATGATCAGCCACTTAAGGTGGTGCTGAGGATAAGGAACAGTGGAGGTTGGGAGGAGTTCGACCATCAGGAGAGTCAATtacaacgtgtgaaagcattgccttttttttttctcactttttgcAGATCAGCcttaagaaaaagcaaaagagggggaaaaaacatcaaaagaacaagaaaaacggAAAAGCTAAAAAACCCCAAGGTCCTCGCTCAAAGGTTCCGTGAGAGATCACTTTCCCAGCAAGCGCTCTGTGCGTAAATGGCTTCTAGATCATACTAAAATGCCTTCGGTGGGGAGCAGGCTTTAATACGTAAGCTCTTTAACTTGGCTAGAAAATACAAAGCATGATTTTGAAAGTAGAACTAACGCTAGAAAGTTAATTGTAAAATCCAAATAGTAAAGATTGCTAGAGGCAAAAACTGTCTTTGTTACACGCGGTCAACAAAATTCCGTCAAGCTCCTGAGCACAGTCTTGATAATCTTAAATCTGGGCAAGTATCCATGCGTGCTTATCCCATGCCCAACAGCTGTCTCTGGGCTTCTAGACGGCAGCATTCGGAGGGTTCTGAGGTCGTCACCAAGCCTAGGTCTGTCTGCTGGTGAATAAGACCTCACTAATCTGGCCTTCAGCAGCTGCACTTGGGTTAGCCTACAGGCCTGGCACTCAGTCTGTCGCAGAGATCCGTGCTAATGGTATTTGGGTTCCACAGTAGAGATCGCCACACTTGGCTTTCAGAGCCTTCCATGTACCTTTTGAGACCATGTGATCTCGTCATTGAATTGATCCCATCTTCAAGGCTCATTTCAAGTTTTGCTTCTTAAATAAAACCCTCTTAGACGGCTGCGGGGTAGCctagtggtagagtacttgccttgcACAGACAAGGCCCTGGGGCTGATCACTAACAGTGCAAAAACttaagcagttaaaaaaaaagattttctggctACTCAAATTCTCTTCAGTTTTATTTCACTTGCTGCTTGGTGTCTCATGAGTAAACTTCATTGTTATCTAAttactttttgtgtgtttgtttttctctttccaatGTCATGGTCTTTTGAGGGCAGGAGCCATGGGTTATTCTCCTAAAACTTCCATGGTGCCTAAAACTTGGTTTTGAATCATTTCCTAACTGTGTGTTTTAGTTAGAAAGGCCATGGCCAATCCAGGCTACTCCACATTGCACAACTCTAACCCTTTTTCCCctccttgtttatttgtttttgttagacAGTTTCTCATCTGtttatcctagaactcactatgtagaccaggctggccttaaactcacatagGTCTGCCTTctaaacgctgggattaaaggtgtatgctgctGTTCCTCCTTTtcgttcttcctttccttccttcctctttctctgcctagctttCTTATTGTCTTAAGGCTTCTTCAGTACACAAGGCTGGGTAAAAGCATAGCCTTACCTTGTGACAGGATGCTAACGTCTTTAACAAATAGGAATCACATGTCTAAGACAGACATTTGTGGATATCCCCAGACTGTTCACAAAACATACAGGACATCTCGAAACACAAAAGCTCACAACGAAGAGAGGCTTTACTTATTGGTAAGTGCCAGACCTTTCCCCAGTGGAAAATTCCTCTGAAATCATTGCTGATTGGTTCCAGCTTCCACGAGTCGACAGCTGTCAGCTCCTTTAATAAGCTCATTTTAGGCGAGTATGAGCTTCATTATCACCTTCCCTCATTTCAGAATTCCcagagggctagagaggtggtctgcccttgtagaggaccagagttccattcccagcaaccacaccgGGGACTCACAACcccctgcaactccagctccaggggatccaagtgCACAAGCCCATATACAAACGTGACACACAGacataatttaaaatcaaaatgaaatctttgcagaaatatttttaaaagaagcaagaGCTACAGGAAATAGTAAATTCTGTTGGCGGAGGCACAGCTGGGGCCGAGCTAGCCTCTGAGGGGGCGGACATGGGGGTGCGGGTTGGAAACTGTCTTAGAGATGAGGCCCAGTGAGCTAAGCAGAAGAGAATGTCTCCAGCTGGAAATTCAGCCTCCACTAGTGTACTTCCCCAAATATTGTCATTCCTCATGCTGCAGGTGGTTTTGAGTGTTGTTCCCAGCCAAACACCATTACATAGTCATGAAGTTGTTTAGTTCCCTCCAAGTAACtaattctggggaaaaaaatctaaaaatgtttttttaaactaattaGCCTGTGGGCCTTGCATGTGACAGGTGGGTAGTGTCCATACCAACTAGCCAAAGACTGTGTGTTTTCACTCAGTAACTCTGGTGGGTATATAGCGTATGCCCACAGTATGGCTTCGTATATATACTCTAATTTTTAATCCAAAACAATATTGGCATATATGCTTTGAAGCTATTTTGTGAAAGGACGGTCATATCAAAGGTCACTAataccaaaataaactttttgttttttaatgtctgtATCTGCCCTTTCGCTGCTATGGGCTTCAGAATAATTCCCATATATCTTTTATCCATTTGCTTTTTGGCTTTCATCTCATGCTTAATGGGGAAACTCTGTTAATCAGTCACAGCTAATTGGGGCATAGCGACCTGGACCCCGGGAAGAAAAACCGGGAGATCCAGGTACGTGCTCCCTCTGCGCGGTGCCCACCAGACTGATTCTAAGTCGGACCTCCCACTCTTATAGTGTGAGTTTCCCctctttatttaaattatagCTGTTATTCttgagctagcctggttatttatcATACTGACCTAATTTTCAACAATGCTAGTGATGTCAATTGAGATATAGACACGACAGCACTTTAAGGGGTTTCTTaggcacaagaaaacaaaacttctttGGGGAATAATACAGCACCTCCTGCTAgtgtttctatcgctgtgatgaCCCACCATGACCAGACACAACTTCggaaggaaagggttcatttaaCGTAAACTTCAGTATCTCATACGTCACTGAACACAATCAGGGCAGAACCTAGAAACAGGAGCTGATACAAAAGAGGCTATGGGGTGCTGCTTACTCCCTGGCTCACCATGCCTTGCTAAGTTTTCTTTCCTATGGCCCCCTAGACCACCACCCCTgtgatggcatcacccacaatgacCTAGGCTCTCCCATATGAATCACCAAGAAAATATCCTACGGGCTTGCCTATAGCCTGGTCTTATAAAGTCATTTTcccaattgaggctccctcctttcagatgaccctagcctgtgtcaagttgacatataaCAAGCCAATACCCTACCTTACAATAACAGACTTTAAGAGTTAAATAGGGCTAGGCTGTGATGGTGGTGGtctagcctttaatcccaatacctgggaggcagaggcaggcggatttctgaggtcagtctggtctacagaacaaacttcaggacagtcaaggctacagagaaaccctgccttgaaaaacaacaacaaagtcatgcaggggctggagagatggctggtggttaggagcactagttgctcttccagaattcaattcccagcatcctcatggcagcttacaactgtcttgATTTTCTGTTGGCTTATTGGCCATATCTGAAGCTACTGCCCCAAGACACTGCATTCAGCAACCCACCACTCAGACCACAGCCTGATGGGATTTCTGGTTCCTCTAGCACCAGCTTGGCTGGGACCACCAAATGCAGATTTTAGCTAAGTCTCTATCATTCTAATTACCACTAAAGACTTGGGAACCAGGTATTGGAGTGAAAACTGCTACACCAGAAGCCGAGAACCAACCAGCTGACCTTTCTTTTTGGCTGGAGACCTAGTGAGAGATACATCTCTCCACTTGTTCCAAACCAAAAAAGACTGTGAATCTCTAAACCACTCCCTATTcctcttcctgtgtgtctctctatccttCTACCCAGGTCATCTGACCTCTCTATGGTTAATTCCTGTCAACTAGCTGTTGGCCTTGCACCCTGACCCAATCCCAGagtttcacagtgtgatcaaatatcctgcaacataaCTCAGTCCTGGGGGGATTTGATTTCCTCGCCTGGCCTCCTCCAGTGCCAAGTACACAcagggtgcacagacatacatgcaagcaaaaggTCCCTACACtcgaataaaaatacaaagaattatgTGGCATTTAATGTATTCTCTAGTTATCAAGAGTAATGCTATTCTAGTGAGCTATAAGCCCAGCACCTAAATAaagtctcttttctctcccctaaAATCATGTATGTTAAAGTAACATAAAGCCTCTAGTAGGGATAGTGGAAAACCAAACGCCAGATCATGTGAGTCTCAGGAGCTAGGGTTTAGGAAATTATCCTCCAAAGGCCTCTCTGGCTATGCTCCTTCATGCAGTGAGCCTCTCTTCGCATCTCTGGGATGCACTCATTCCCTTTCCAGGGCCCAGGGAAGGATCCCTGTTATTCTGAACTGCACTGTCACCGACACTGTACTGGAGGCTGGACCATGCTATGTCGATGCCACTGTACTGGGAGCTGTGCTTTCTGTAATCTCTTTCCCTGTGTATTTCTCAGGCTTAATTGCCAGCCTGTGGTTACCTCTTTGGAGGAGATAAAAACCTTGAGGAGGTGGAGGCACTGGGAGGAAATTAAGGACATTCACTTGAAGAGGATGCGGAAATCCTAACCCTTCCAACCACACCCCACTTCTCTTTGTCTTCCTGGATACCATGTTGTCAACAGTCCTTCTCGGTCATGAAGCCTTCCGTGATACACTGTGCCACATGAGCTCAAAGCAGCTGGACCAAGGAACCACAGACTGAAACCATGGGCCAGAATATAACttctcctactttttttttttcaagacagggtttctctgtagctttggagtctgtactagaactagctcttgtagaccaggctggcctcaagtacAGAACCAAATACCAGATCAATTATGTGAGTCTCGAGTGCTAGGGCTTAGAAAATTATCTTCCAAAGGCCTCTCTGGCCATGCTTCTTCATGCAGAGATcaacctacttctgcctcccagttgctgggattaaaggcatgcactatgcTACCCAGCTAACCTTTCCTCCTTTTACATTGATTGGATCGCATATTTATCCTAGTGATGGAAAGTCACCATAGTTACGATACTCAGATAAGAGCTATGCAGTGTGGGAACTCTCAGAAGGCTGAAGTTAGAAAAGATCAGGCTGTATAACCTAGGTACTGAGAAGCCAGACTGGTGTGTTGTTTGGGCAGGCGTCAGCCACTAGTGATAGATGCGAATCCCCCGCAAGGGCCTTCAGACGCTATGGGAAGAGCAAAGATTTTTAGCGTAGAAGATTAGGAACTACTGAACACTCTGTTGGGTTCTATGGCTTTGACCCAAGCGTGCATTTCCTCACCAGGCTCATCGTGAGAGACAGAATGCATCCAGATCTGGTGCGTAAGGAGTACTAGGTCCCTGCCTGCTCGGCATTGCCAGACCTGCCTCTCACCGAAGGCTACCCCACTCCTCCTGGACAGAGAGCTGTGTGTGGAGAGATGGGACTCTGAAGCAGGACTCTCTAGGGACATTTTTATAGCTCTAACCTAGACAATCGTGGCCTCTTACCTGAATTACCACTGTGATTTCCTATTGCAACCCTACCACTAGGATGATcgtttcaaaataataattcaagggtcagagagatggctcagaggttaagagcactggctgctcttccagaggtcctgagttcaat is a genomic window containing:
- the Cxcl9 gene encoding C-X-C motif chemokine 9 → MRSIALFLLGVIFLDQCGVQGNLVIRNQRCSCIRTRKGMIPSYRSLRDLKQFAPSPQCNKTEIIATLKTGTQTCLNPDSANVKKLMDYWEKQISLKKKQKRGKKHQKNKKNGKAKKPQGPRSKVP